In one Terriglobia bacterium genomic region, the following are encoded:
- a CDS encoding lipopolysaccharide biosynthesis protein, with amino-acid sequence MVRNGEISIGDAKRVLRGYWWILPITSVGCAVLALAAALMLPKRYTSGTMVLVEQPTVSSDYVKPVVTEDLNHRLASMKEQILSRTRLEPIIEKFDLYAVDRDRVHMDDLVERLRSAVTIPPMEPMPGTQNRQLPGFYVNVTFDNPQIAQQICTEITSMFLEQNSREREQQASRTTSFLSRQLDEAKAKLDAQDAKLAQFKRQYLGSLPDEEQTNLSLLLGMNSQLEANTQALSRAQQDKVFNESLLGQQEAIWKAAQSGQSPETTEQQLNALQEQLTALQARYTPEHPDVIKIQSQIDELKKRMAQTPKTKDVENKAAQLAPSEPPQLQQLRAKRRQDELNIADLTRRQGQIQEQIRILQGRVQASPMVEQQYKELTRNYQSALDFYNDLLKKREQSAMATDLEHQQESEQFRVYDPPSLPDKPSFPKKTYFAGGGLGAGLALGLGILFVIAVSDKAMYTGQDVELCLKVPVLALVPRLETASAPGGITGTVGSTYPAGKKI; translated from the coding sequence ATGGTCCGGAACGGCGAAATCAGCATTGGCGATGCGAAGAGGGTCCTCCGGGGCTACTGGTGGATTTTGCCTATCACCTCCGTGGGCTGCGCGGTTCTTGCGCTGGCGGCCGCGCTGATGCTGCCGAAGCGCTATACCTCGGGGACGATGGTCCTGGTCGAACAACCGACAGTGTCGTCAGATTATGTGAAACCCGTGGTTACCGAAGACCTCAATCATCGTCTGGCATCGATGAAGGAACAGATTCTCAGCCGCACACGTCTAGAGCCGATTATCGAAAAGTTCGATCTGTATGCCGTGGACCGCGACCGTGTGCACATGGACGATCTTGTGGAGCGCTTGCGCTCAGCGGTGACGATTCCCCCGATGGAGCCTATGCCAGGAACGCAGAACCGCCAATTGCCGGGTTTCTACGTCAACGTCACCTTTGATAATCCCCAGATCGCGCAACAGATTTGCACGGAAATCACCTCGATGTTTCTGGAGCAGAACTCCCGGGAGCGCGAACAGCAGGCTTCGCGGACCACTTCCTTCCTCAGCCGGCAATTGGACGAAGCCAAGGCCAAGCTGGACGCACAGGATGCCAAGCTGGCCCAGTTCAAGCGGCAATATCTGGGCTCGCTTCCTGACGAAGAACAGACCAATCTCAGCCTACTCCTGGGAATGAACTCCCAACTCGAAGCCAACACCCAGGCGTTGAGCCGGGCACAACAGGACAAGGTCTTCAATGAGTCCTTGCTTGGTCAGCAGGAAGCTATCTGGAAGGCCGCGCAGTCCGGACAGAGTCCAGAGACGACCGAACAGCAGCTCAACGCGCTGCAGGAACAGCTGACCGCTCTGCAGGCACGCTACACGCCGGAGCATCCGGATGTCATCAAGATCCAAAGCCAGATCGATGAATTGAAGAAGCGCATGGCCCAGACTCCCAAGACGAAAGATGTGGAGAATAAGGCCGCGCAGCTAGCCCCCAGCGAGCCGCCCCAGCTGCAGCAACTCCGCGCCAAACGGCGGCAGGATGAATTGAACATCGCCGATCTCACCCGCCGGCAGGGACAGATCCAGGAGCAGATCCGCATCCTGCAGGGACGCGTGCAGGCCAGCCCGATGGTGGAGCAGCAGTATAAGGAATTGACGCGGAACTATCAGAGCGCACTGGATTTCTACAATGATCTTCTGAAAAAGCGTGAACAATCCGCAATGGCCACGGATCTCGAACACCAGCAGGAGAGCGAGCAATTTCGCGTGTACGATCCGCCCAGCCTGCCGGATAAACCTTCCTTTCCGAAGAAGACCTATTTTGCGGGTGGCGGGTTGGGGGCGGGGCTAGCCCTGGGGTTGGGCATCCTGTTCGTAATCGCGGTGAGCGACAAGGCGATGTATACCGGGCAGGATGTGGAGCTCTGCTTGAAGGTTCCGGTTCTCGCGCTGGTTCCGAGATTGGAGACAGCTTCTGCCCCGGGAGGCATAACCGGAACGGTCGGAAGTACCTATCCGGCGGGCAAGAAGATCTGA
- a CDS encoding CpsD/CapB family tyrosine-protein kinase, producing MSRIHEALKKAAQERSSQLATGVVPDLSGLGADIQRPVVPPAAVSEAAAADLRAAADLPFLRFEELTRRCARPTWHFDPRMSVFHGATVEKIAAEHFRTLRSRLYQIAGIQPLRRVLVTSSVAGEGKTFVAANLAQSIVRQPERRVLLIDADLRVPTLHQALGAPSTPGLTEFLRGEADEYAVIQKGTEGNLCFIPGGSLVSNPSELLLSDRMAQLLDLVTPVFDWIILDSPPTLPVHDASMLADRCDGVLFVVGAGSTDYEVAEKAIAEFREKNLLGAILNRTSDRDSYGGYYGYRRRENK from the coding sequence ATGAGCCGGATTCACGAAGCACTGAAGAAGGCAGCACAAGAAAGATCGTCGCAGTTGGCGACCGGCGTGGTGCCGGATCTTTCCGGGCTTGGGGCCGATATACAGCGGCCGGTGGTTCCCCCGGCCGCGGTGTCGGAGGCGGCGGCCGCGGATCTCCGCGCGGCCGCGGATTTGCCGTTCCTGCGTTTCGAGGAACTCACTAGGCGTTGTGCTCGCCCCACGTGGCACTTCGATCCGCGGATGAGCGTTTTTCATGGCGCGACCGTTGAAAAGATCGCTGCAGAGCATTTCCGCACGCTGCGCTCCCGCCTCTATCAGATTGCAGGTATTCAGCCGCTGCGCCGGGTCCTGGTAACGAGCAGCGTGGCCGGGGAAGGAAAGACATTTGTGGCTGCGAATCTTGCGCAGTCCATTGTGCGGCAGCCTGAACGGCGAGTACTGCTGATCGATGCTGATTTGCGGGTACCCACTCTGCATCAGGCGTTAGGTGCGCCCAGCACTCCGGGATTAACCGAATTTCTCCGCGGCGAAGCGGATGAATACGCGGTGATCCAGAAAGGCACGGAGGGGAATCTCTGCTTCATTCCCGGTGGCAGCCTGGTGTCCAACCCCAGTGAATTGCTTCTGAGCGATCGCATGGCGCAACTGCTGGACCTGGTAACCCCTGTTTTTGACTGGATCATTCTCGATTCGCCGCCGACATTGCCCGTACACGATGCCAGCATGCTGGCTGATCGTTGCGATGGCGTGCTGTTTGTGGTGGGCGCGGGGAGCACGGATTACGAGGTAGCGGAAAAGGCCATCGCGGAATTTCGCGAAAAGAACCTGCTGGGCGCGATCCTCAACCGCACCTCCGATAGAGATTCCTACGGCGGGTATTACGGCTATAGGCGAAGAGAGAACAAATAG
- a CDS encoding exosortase/archaeosortase family protein — protein MLLVRHALANDNASHILLIPFISAWLIFQKRRQILERKSCDWGVTAGLFAVAATVYSWTLHSAAQWSLGNSLASYAVALVFFWIAGFALVFGREALQANRFAMLFLFLSVPLPDALLARTVFFLQKGSAEIAGTLFDLTGVPVLREGFVFHLSRVNIEVASECSGIRSSMALLILAVLVGHFLLRPFWKQLVFVLCGVFVMIVKNGVRIVTLTLLANYVNPGFLYGNLHREGGVVFFLLGLLLLVPVLWLLQRGEKPRRKTAEIPSA, from the coding sequence ATGCTGCTCGTCCGTCATGCGCTCGCCAACGACAACGCCTCGCACATCCTGCTGATTCCCTTCATCAGCGCATGGCTGATCTTTCAGAAGCGCCGCCAGATCTTGGAGCGGAAGTCCTGCGATTGGGGAGTTACGGCGGGTCTCTTCGCTGTGGCCGCCACCGTCTATAGCTGGACGCTGCACTCCGCTGCGCAATGGAGTCTGGGCAACTCCCTGGCGAGTTATGCCGTCGCGCTCGTCTTCTTCTGGATCGCGGGATTTGCGCTCGTCTTCGGAAGAGAAGCGCTCCAAGCTAACCGCTTTGCGATGCTCTTTCTGTTTCTATCCGTGCCCTTGCCGGATGCCTTGCTCGCACGAACCGTTTTTTTCCTGCAGAAAGGATCGGCCGAGATTGCGGGGACCCTCTTTGACCTGACGGGCGTGCCCGTCCTGCGCGAGGGATTTGTCTTTCATCTTTCGCGGGTGAACATCGAGGTAGCCAGCGAGTGCAGCGGTATCCGCTCGAGCATGGCTCTTCTCATCCTGGCGGTGCTCGTGGGCCATTTCCTTCTTCGCCCCTTCTGGAAGCAGCTCGTTTTTGTCCTCTGCGGTGTCTTCGTGATGATCGTGAAAAATGGCGTTCGAATCGTGACTCTGACCCTTCTCGCCAACTACGTGAATCCGGGATTCCTCTATGGCAATCTGCACCGCGAAGGCGGCGTCGTGTTTTTCCTGCTGGGCCTGCTCCTTCTTGTTCCGGTGCTGTGGCTACTGCAGCGCGGAGAGAAACCCAGGAGGAAAACGGCGGAAATTCCGTCAGCTTAA
- a CDS encoding choice-of-anchor D domain-containing protein: protein MASQSGLVPQLVITPGTVNFANVVVGQRNTQTLQIANAGKTTITISQIQVSNASFTVSAPALPASLAAGAALNITVAFAPQTPGGVSATLTISSADLPSPETVPLQGSAQQASAHLQLSPSSLNFGNEVVQNSTLQNVTLSNTGNIDVTVSGISVTGTGFGYAGLTPGLKLAPQQQITFQVTFQPPVVGTLKGTLTLASSSISPSLSMALTGAGITASATSHSVKLSWNASASTVNGYYVYRGGSLNGPFTRLTASLLAGLSYTDSTVVSGNSYTYYVTAVNGAGQESAPSNATSAIIPNP from the coding sequence ATGGCTTCGCAGTCCGGACTGGTGCCGCAGTTGGTGATCACTCCCGGGACCGTGAATTTCGCGAATGTCGTCGTCGGGCAGCGCAACACGCAGACCCTTCAGATCGCCAATGCGGGTAAAACCACGATTACAATTAGTCAAATACAGGTTTCCAACGCCAGCTTCACTGTCTCTGCGCCGGCATTGCCGGCTTCCCTGGCAGCGGGCGCTGCCCTGAATATCACCGTGGCGTTTGCTCCGCAGACCCCGGGAGGAGTATCCGCTACGCTCACGATCAGCAGTGCCGACCTACCCTCTCCGGAAACAGTTCCCTTGCAGGGAAGCGCACAGCAAGCCTCGGCTCATCTGCAACTAAGTCCATCCTCGCTGAATTTCGGAAACGAAGTCGTCCAAAACTCGACTTTGCAAAACGTCACACTGTCCAACACCGGCAACATCGATGTCACGGTAAGCGGTATCTCCGTGACTGGTACGGGGTTCGGTTATGCGGGCCTCACGCCGGGCCTTAAGCTGGCGCCACAGCAACAGATCACGTTTCAGGTTACGTTTCAACCGCCAGTCGTAGGCACCCTGAAGGGTACCCTGACGCTGGCTAGCTCCAGCATTTCGCCCTCTTTGAGCATGGCTCTCACGGGTGCTGGTATCACAGCTTCCGCCACGTCGCATTCGGTCAAGCTCAGCTGGAACGCCAGTGCAAGCACAGTCAATGGTTACTATGTCTATCGTGGTGGTTCCTTGAACGGCCCTTTTACGCGTCTCACAGCGTCCCTTCTGGCCGGCCTCTCCTATACAGATTCGACGGTGGTCTCCGGGAATAGCTACACCTACTACGTCACCGCTGTGAACGGTGCCGGGCAAGAGAGTGCGCCCTCGAACGCGACCTCCGCCATCATCCCCAACCCTTGA
- a CDS encoding UpxY family transcription antiterminator, translating into MNGLAVHPEPKVVRFPWFALQVRSRKEDWVASQLAGQGFECFLPKYKTIRRWSDRMKELEQPLFPGYLFCRFDYQNRRPLVMTPGVMQVIGVGRTPIPIEEREIEAIQLAVSSGLPSQPWPYLEVGERVRVNYGNLDGLEGILVNFKGNHRVVLSVTLLQRSVAMEVDLSWITAVQEQRSAQAARHAVRPAVSVPVAG; encoded by the coding sequence TTGAACGGACTCGCAGTGCACCCAGAACCAAAAGTAGTGAGGTTTCCTTGGTTTGCCTTGCAAGTGCGCTCGCGGAAGGAAGACTGGGTCGCCTCCCAGCTGGCAGGGCAAGGCTTCGAGTGTTTTCTCCCGAAATACAAGACAATTCGGCGGTGGTCCGATCGTATGAAGGAGCTGGAGCAGCCACTCTTCCCGGGCTACCTGTTTTGCCGGTTCGATTATCAGAATCGCCGGCCCCTCGTGATGACACCTGGCGTGATGCAAGTCATCGGCGTTGGTCGCACCCCAATACCGATCGAAGAGCGGGAAATAGAGGCGATTCAGCTGGCCGTTTCTTCCGGTTTGCCAAGCCAGCCCTGGCCGTACCTCGAAGTCGGTGAACGAGTGCGGGTCAATTACGGGAACCTCGATGGCCTGGAAGGTATCCTGGTCAACTTTAAGGGCAATCATCGGGTCGTTCTTTCGGTAACCCTGCTTCAGCGTTCGGTTGCCATGGAAGTCGATCTCAGCTGGATTACTGCGGTGCAAGAACAGCGGAGTGCGCAGGCAGCAAGACATGCAGTGCGCCCGGCGGTCAGTGTCCCCGTCGCGGGCTGA
- a CDS encoding sugar transferase produces the protein MLDKVRQALHKSLGADKTRLIPFSFHFFPEENDENNTDHSANITLYPDLSRQDASRKFALSVKRVMDVAGSAAALVILSPIYAAIALAIKMNSKGPVLFRQERLGQYGKPFTVLKFRSMRTDCDPRIHQEYVNQFIAGQVEGKASDGSAPVFKIQKDPRVTPIGRFLRKTSLDELPQFWNVLRGDMSLVGPRPPIAYEFKVYDVWHRRRVLEIKPGITGLWQVHGRSRTRFDDMVRLDLKYARVWSIWLDLKILVQTPAAVFNGEGAH, from the coding sequence ATGCTGGACAAAGTACGCCAGGCATTGCACAAGTCACTAGGCGCGGACAAGACCCGGCTGATCCCCTTCTCCTTCCACTTTTTTCCGGAGGAAAACGACGAAAACAATACGGATCATTCCGCCAACATCACACTGTATCCGGATCTTTCCCGGCAGGATGCATCGAGAAAATTTGCGTTGAGCGTCAAGCGCGTCATGGACGTCGCCGGCAGTGCGGCCGCTCTTGTGATCCTGTCCCCCATCTATGCAGCGATTGCCCTGGCGATCAAGATGAATTCAAAGGGGCCTGTGCTTTTCCGGCAGGAGAGACTCGGGCAGTACGGCAAGCCATTCACGGTTTTGAAGTTCCGTTCGATGCGCACCGACTGTGACCCCCGAATTCACCAGGAGTACGTGAATCAATTCATCGCGGGGCAGGTGGAGGGAAAAGCGAGCGATGGCAGCGCGCCAGTATTCAAGATTCAAAAAGATCCGCGCGTGACACCCATTGGGCGCTTCCTGCGCAAGACCAGCCTGGACGAATTGCCGCAGTTCTGGAATGTGCTGCGCGGGGACATGTCCCTGGTGGGGCCGCGCCCCCCGATCGCCTACGAATTCAAGGTTTACGACGTGTGGCATCGCCGCCGCGTCTTGGAGATCAAGCCGGGAATCACTGGCCTCTGGCAGGTGCATGGCCGGAGCAGGACGCGTTTTGACGACATGGTGCGGCTGGATCTGAAGTATGCGCGCGTATGGTCCATCTGGCTGGACCTCAAGATTCTCGTGCAAACGCCGGCTGCGGTATTCAACGGTGAAGGCGCTCATTAG
- a CDS encoding Gfo/Idh/MocA family oxidoreductase translates to MIRVGIIGYGYWGPNIVRNFHAHDSSEVVMVCDKSTKCRERLEKTYPLIPFTTDENEILKSRNVDVVAVVTPVWTHFELAKKALENGKHVFVEKPFTSSVAQAEELIELADRKNLKIMVDHTFLFTGAVKKIRQLVDEKALGDLYYYDSLRVNLGLFQHDVNVIWDLAPHDLSIMDYVIREKPEAVVATGEKHLNGVEDVAFITVYFPKRIIAHVNVNWLSPVKVRTTLIGGEKKMLVWNDLEADEKIKLYDKGVSMSTNPSNLHQLLVSYRSGDMWAPQVEQIEALRAETAYFLECIEKSKTPFNDGAAGLRVVRILEAADKSVRKRGEAVSL, encoded by the coding sequence ATGATCCGAGTTGGCATAATCGGTTACGGGTATTGGGGTCCGAACATCGTCAGGAATTTTCATGCCCATGATTCCTCCGAAGTCGTGATGGTCTGCGACAAAAGCACAAAATGCCGGGAACGGCTGGAGAAGACCTATCCTTTGATACCGTTCACAACGGACGAGAACGAAATTCTGAAATCACGGAATGTCGACGTGGTCGCCGTGGTGACGCCCGTCTGGACGCACTTCGAACTGGCCAAAAAGGCCCTGGAGAACGGCAAGCATGTCTTTGTCGAGAAGCCTTTCACCAGCAGTGTGGCCCAGGCAGAAGAACTGATCGAGCTTGCGGACCGCAAGAATCTGAAGATCATGGTGGATCACACCTTTCTGTTTACGGGCGCAGTCAAGAAGATCCGGCAGCTGGTGGACGAGAAAGCGCTCGGAGATCTCTATTACTATGACTCGCTGCGTGTGAACTTGGGCCTGTTTCAACATGACGTGAACGTCATTTGGGATCTTGCGCCGCATGACCTCTCCATCATGGACTACGTGATTCGCGAGAAGCCCGAAGCCGTGGTCGCTACCGGGGAGAAGCATTTGAACGGCGTGGAGGACGTGGCGTTCATCACGGTCTACTTCCCGAAGCGCATCATCGCGCACGTGAACGTCAACTGGCTCTCCCCCGTAAAGGTCCGCACCACGCTGATCGGCGGAGAAAAGAAAATGCTCGTGTGGAACGATCTCGAGGCCGACGAAAAAATCAAGCTTTACGACAAGGGCGTAAGTATGTCCACGAACCCGAGTAACCTGCACCAACTCCTGGTGAGCTACCGTTCCGGAGATATGTGGGCGCCGCAAGTGGAGCAGATTGAAGCGCTGCGTGCGGAAACTGCGTACTTCCTGGAATGCATCGAGAAGAGCAAGACACCGTTCAACGACGGGGCAGCCGGACTGCGCGTCGTGCGAATTCTGGAAGCCGCGGACAAGTCGGTGCGCAAGCGCGGCGAGGCGGTGTCCCTGTGA
- a CDS encoding N-acetyltransferase, with product MHREEQDTVQRRGSRTARRANSGSRGQVGAQARRGGVPVNEFVCIAPDVKLGKGVKLSKFINLYGCEIGDDTKIGAFVEVQKNARVGRRCKISSHTFICEGVDIEDNVFIGHSVVFINDSYPRATTADGGLQTEADWKVEKTVVKKGASIGSGSTILSNVTIGENAIVGAGSVVTKDVPANAIVVGNPAKFRRFISEEKRAAQ from the coding sequence ATGCATCGAGAAGAGCAAGACACCGTTCAACGACGGGGCAGCCGGACTGCGCGTCGTGCGAATTCTGGAAGCCGCGGACAAGTCGGTGCGCAAGCGCGGCGAGGCGGTGTCCCTGTGAATGAATTCGTCTGCATTGCTCCCGACGTCAAGCTCGGCAAGGGCGTCAAGCTGTCCAAGTTTATTAATCTGTACGGGTGCGAAATCGGCGACGATACAAAGATTGGGGCCTTTGTCGAGGTCCAGAAGAACGCGCGCGTCGGCCGCCGCTGCAAGATCTCCAGCCACACCTTCATCTGCGAGGGAGTGGACATTGAAGACAACGTGTTCATCGGCCACAGCGTGGTGTTCATCAATGACTCCTATCCCCGTGCCACCACGGCCGACGGCGGGCTTCAGACGGAAGCCGACTGGAAGGTCGAGAAGACAGTCGTGAAGAAGGGGGCATCGATCGGCTCCGGCTCGACCATCCTGAGCAACGTGACCATCGGGGAAAACGCGATCGTCGGAGCGGGCAGCGTAGTAACGAAAGACGTTCCGGCCAACGCGATTGTCGTCGGCAATCCGGCAAAGTTTCGGCGGTTTATTTCTGAAGAGAAGAGAGCAGCGCAATGA
- a CDS encoding DegT/DnrJ/EryC1/StrS family aminotransferase produces MTSTAKIPFLDLITPHQELHAELLGVVEKVLSTAGFIGGPMLDAFEREFALFCGAKHCVGVNSGTDALRFAFLAAGIEPGGIIVTVPHTFIATTEAISQAGAHVAFVDISESTYTMDPERLREYLETQCEFDSKRGKLNERASKRPVSAIVPVHLYGQTADMDPILELAARYNLIVVEDACQAHGAEYFSKRDNVWKKAGSMGQAAAFSFYPGKNLGACGEAGATITNDEAMAQRMKMIRDHGQAKKYYHDVEGYNGRLDALQAGILSVKLRHLTKWNEARRDLAHRYHELFAEAKGAVVVPREAPWTKGIYHLYVVRVQDREALQAHLAAAGIGTGIHYPIPLHLQKAYQHLGYKKGDFPVTERVAAEIVSLPMFPQLTADQQREVAGKVTEFVTSKVGASH; encoded by the coding sequence ATGACGAGCACAGCGAAAATCCCATTCCTCGATCTCATTACTCCCCATCAAGAGCTGCATGCGGAACTCCTCGGGGTTGTCGAGAAGGTGCTGAGCACGGCCGGCTTCATTGGCGGTCCGATGCTCGACGCATTTGAACGCGAGTTTGCGCTCTTTTGCGGCGCGAAACATTGCGTCGGCGTGAACAGCGGTACGGATGCGTTGCGTTTTGCCTTCCTGGCGGCGGGCATTGAGCCCGGCGGCATCATTGTCACCGTGCCGCATACGTTCATCGCCACGACCGAGGCGATTTCGCAAGCCGGCGCGCACGTCGCCTTCGTGGATATCAGCGAGTCCACCTACACGATGGATCCGGAAAGACTGCGCGAATATCTGGAGACGCAGTGCGAATTTGACAGCAAGCGCGGAAAGTTGAACGAGCGGGCGTCGAAACGTCCGGTTTCTGCGATTGTTCCGGTGCACCTCTACGGACAGACCGCCGACATGGATCCGATCCTGGAGCTGGCGGCGCGCTACAACCTCATCGTGGTCGAGGATGCCTGTCAGGCGCACGGTGCGGAGTATTTTTCGAAACGCGATAACGTCTGGAAGAAAGCCGGTTCGATGGGACAGGCCGCGGCGTTCAGTTTTTATCCAGGCAAGAACCTCGGGGCCTGTGGCGAAGCGGGCGCAACCATAACCAACGACGAAGCCATGGCGCAGCGCATGAAGATGATCCGCGACCACGGTCAGGCCAAAAAGTACTACCACGACGTGGAGGGCTATAACGGGCGTCTCGATGCGCTGCAGGCCGGGATCCTGTCGGTGAAATTGCGCCACCTGACAAAGTGGAATGAAGCGCGCCGTGACCTGGCGCACCGTTATCACGAGCTCTTCGCGGAAGCCAAAGGCGCGGTCGTTGTGCCGCGCGAAGCGCCGTGGACCAAGGGGATTTATCACCTCTACGTCGTGCGCGTGCAGGATCGCGAAGCGCTGCAGGCCCATCTTGCCGCTGCCGGGATCGGCACCGGCATCCACTATCCGATCCCGCTGCACCTGCAAAAGGCGTATCAGCACCTCGGCTACAAGAAGGGCGACTTCCCCGTGACCGAGCGTGTTGCGGCGGAGATTGTTTCGCTCCCCATGTTCCCGCAGCTCACGGCCGACCAGCAGAGGGAAGTCGCCGGCAAGGTGACCGAATTCGTTACGTCGAAGGTCGGCGCCTCCCACTAA
- a CDS encoding polysaccharide deacetylase family protein: MPILMYHSISDNLFAKSHPYYQINTSPKVFARQMRWLKQAGYRTMDLTEMLTALEAGKDLSRTVVITFDDGYRDFYTDGLPVMKQCGFTATIFLATDRIQNTSARIEGADYLTWRDVRELHAEGVRFGSHTVTHPDLRSLGPEQIDYELGYSKETIEQKLGTPVDSFSYPSAFPEEDRDFTRFLFDALENQGFESGVSTIIGRTSLGNNRFFLPRLPVNSWDDPRLLRAKLEGGYDWLHLPQWFAKVVYHNVSLMQRSSWIESEEAK, encoded by the coding sequence GTGCCGATTTTGATGTATCACAGCATCTCGGACAACCTTTTCGCCAAATCCCATCCGTACTATCAAATCAATACGTCGCCGAAGGTCTTTGCGCGCCAAATGAGATGGTTGAAACAGGCTGGCTATCGCACGATGGATCTGACGGAAATGCTTACCGCATTGGAAGCAGGCAAAGATCTTTCCCGGACTGTGGTTATCACGTTTGACGATGGCTACCGGGATTTCTATACAGACGGTCTTCCCGTGATGAAGCAGTGCGGTTTTACCGCAACGATTTTCCTGGCAACAGACCGGATCCAAAACACTTCGGCCCGAATAGAGGGCGCGGATTATCTGACGTGGCGCGATGTCCGAGAATTGCATGCCGAGGGCGTCCGGTTCGGCTCGCACACGGTGACTCATCCAGACCTGCGCTCGCTCGGCCCGGAGCAGATTGATTACGAACTGGGCTATTCGAAAGAAACGATCGAACAGAAACTTGGCACCCCTGTGGATTCCTTCTCCTATCCGTCTGCTTTTCCGGAAGAAGATCGTGACTTTACACGTTTTCTGTTTGATGCCCTGGAAAACCAGGGTTTCGAGAGCGGCGTATCAACGATCATCGGCCGCACCAGCCTCGGCAACAACCGTTTCTTTTTGCCACGCCTCCCGGTGAACTCCTGGGACGATCCGCGACTGCTCCGGGCGAAACTGGAAGGCGGTTATGACTGGCTGCATCTGCCGCAGTGGTTTGCCAAGGTCGTGTACCATAATGTTTCACTGATGCAACGTTCGAGCTGGATTGAGTCGGAAGAGGCGAAATGA
- a CDS encoding DUF354 domain-containing protein: MKKKKQTPSPDAGKVWIDLENSPHVPFFAPIIDELEKRGYSVLVTGRDCFQVADLTKLFNIDCKLVGHHSGKNKIAKLLGLCQRSLQLDLAVLGKKPRLALSHGSRSHLLASAILGIPHLMLFDYEHAKPMPLVQPDWAMVPEVISTEAVPFNADRVLKYPGIKEDVYVPRFKPDPSLRAHLEIKAEDLLVTIRPPANEAHYHNPQSDELYHAVIDFLGAKPNTKVVLLPRNDKQAVAARNRWPGLFAAGKVQIPNEVLDGLNLIWHSDLVISGGGTMNREAAALGVPVYSIFRGKTGAVDRYLSENGRMVLLESVEDVRTKIVLARRSLPKSKTASSETLEFIVNTVVSLMESPHRRPSPRIQ; the protein is encoded by the coding sequence ATGAAAAAGAAAAAACAAACACCATCACCTGATGCCGGCAAAGTCTGGATTGATCTGGAGAATTCGCCTCACGTACCGTTTTTTGCGCCCATCATCGACGAATTGGAGAAGCGCGGCTACTCGGTTTTAGTGACTGGGCGCGACTGTTTCCAGGTTGCTGATTTGACTAAGCTTTTTAACATCGATTGCAAACTCGTGGGACATCACAGCGGCAAGAACAAGATCGCCAAGTTGCTGGGGCTCTGCCAGCGATCCCTCCAACTAGATCTGGCTGTGCTGGGGAAAAAGCCCAGGCTGGCTTTGTCTCACGGTTCCCGGTCCCACTTGCTTGCTTCTGCGATCCTGGGTATCCCCCACTTGATGCTATTTGACTACGAGCACGCCAAGCCGATGCCCTTGGTACAGCCAGATTGGGCAATGGTTCCCGAAGTGATCTCGACCGAGGCCGTACCATTTAATGCAGACCGTGTTCTCAAATACCCTGGGATCAAAGAGGACGTCTATGTTCCCCGATTCAAACCCGATCCGAGTCTTCGAGCCCACTTGGAAATCAAGGCTGAAGATTTGCTGGTCACCATCCGGCCGCCCGCCAATGAGGCTCATTACCACAACCCGCAGAGCGACGAACTCTATCATGCCGTGATCGACTTTCTGGGGGCGAAACCCAATACCAAAGTTGTGCTTCTGCCTCGAAATGACAAGCAGGCGGTTGCAGCGCGAAATAGGTGGCCCGGGCTGTTCGCTGCCGGGAAGGTCCAAATCCCGAATGAGGTTTTGGATGGCTTGAATCTGATCTGGCATTCGGATCTTGTGATCAGCGGCGGCGGGACGATGAATCGCGAGGCGGCTGCCCTGGGAGTCCCGGTCTATAGCATTTTTCGCGGTAAGACAGGAGCCGTGGATCGCTACCTCTCCGAGAACGGCCGTATGGTCCTTCTCGAAAGCGTGGAGGATGTGCGGACCAAAATTGTCTTGGCTCGCCGGTCCCTTCCCAAATCCAAGACGGCAAGTTCCGAGACATTGGAATTCATCGTGAACACTGTGGTTTCGCTCATGGAGTCGCCGCACCGGCGTCCATCGCCCAGAATTCAATAA